The Suncus etruscus isolate mSunEtr1 chromosome 14, mSunEtr1.pri.cur, whole genome shotgun sequence genome contains a region encoding:
- the TAT gene encoding tyrosine aminotransferase, whose product MDSYMIQMNTKGNAHSVLGGRSSSLGKAKGRKARWSVQPSVMANKTFNPIRAIVDTMKVKPNPNKTTISLSIGDPTVFGNLPTDPEVTQAMKDALDSSKYNGYAPSIGYLSSREEVASYYHCPEAPLEAKDVILTSGCSQAIELCLAVLANPGQNILVPRPGFSLYRTLAESMGIEVKLYNLLPDKSWEIDLKQLESLIDDETACLIINNPSNPCGSVFSKSHLQKILEVAARQCVPILADEIYGDMVFSGPKFEPMARLSSNVPILSCGGLAKRWLVPGWRMGWILIHDRRDIFGNEIREGLVKLSQRILGPCTIVQGALKSILHRTPPEFYQDTLGFLKSNADLCYGALAAIPGLQPIRPSGAMYLMVGIEMEHFPEFHNDVQFTERLLAEQSVHCLPATCFEYPNFFRVVITVPEVMMLEACGRIRQFCEQHYQSAEGCHEDCDK is encoded by the exons ATGGACTCATACATGATTCAGATGAACACCAAGGGCAATGCCCACTCCGTTCTGGGTGGGAGAAGCTCATCGCTGGGGAAAGCCAAAGGTAGGAAGGCCAGATGGTCCGTGCAGCCCTCGGTCATGGCCAACAAGACTTTCAACCCCATCCGGGCTATTGTGGACACCATGAAGGTCAAGCCGAATCCCAACAAAACCACAATTTCTCTGTCCATTG GGGACCCTACTGTGTTTGGAAACCTGCCCACAGACCCTGAAGTCACTCAAGCCATGAAGGATGCCCTGGACTCGAGCAAGTACAACGGCTATGCACCATCCATTG GCTACCTGTCCAGCCGGGAGGAGGTGGCTTCTTATTACCACTGTCCAGAGGCACCCCTGGAAGCCAAG GATGTCATTTTGACAAGTGGCTGCAGCCAGGCGATTGAACTTTGTTTAGCGGTGCTGGCTAACCCAGGGCAAAACATCCTCGTTCCAAGGCCTGGCTTCTCTCTCTACAGGACCTTGGCTGAGTCTATGGGAATTGAGGTCAAGCTCTACAACTTACTG CCAGACAAATCTTGGGAGATCGACCTGAAACAACTGGAGTCTCTGATTGACGATGAAACAGCTTGTCTCATCATCAATAACCCATCAAATCCATGcggctctgtgttcagtaaaAGCCATCTCCAGAAAATTCTGGAGG TGGCCGCGAGGCAGTGTGTGCCCATCTTAGCTGATGAGATCTACGGAGACATG GTGTTTTCAGGCCCCAAATTTGAGCCCATGGCCCGCCTCAGCAGCAATGTGCCTATCCTGTCCTGTGGGGGGCTGGCCAAGCGCTGGTTGGTTCCTGGCTGGAGGATGGGCTGGATCCTCATTCATGACCGCAGAGACATCTTTGGCAATGAG ATCCGAGAAGGACTGGTGAAGCTGAGCCAGCGCATCCTGGGGCCCTGCACCATCGTCCAGGGGGCACTCAAGAGCATCCTGCACCGCACCCCTCCTGAATTCTATCAGGACACTCTTGGCTTCCTCAAG TCCAACGCTGACCTGTGCTACGGGGCATTGGCCGCCATCCCAGGCCTCCAGCCCATCCGTCCCTCCGGGGCCATGTACCTTATG GTCGGAATAGAAATGGAAcatttcccagaattccataaTGACGTGCAGTTCACTGAGCGCTTACTGGCCGAGCAATCCGTCCACTGCCTCCCAGCCACG TGCTTCGAGTACCCCAACTTCTTCCGAGTAGTCATCACAGTGCCCGAGGTGATGATGTTGGAGGCCTGCGGGCGTATCCGGCAGTTCTGCGAACAGCATTACCAGAGCGCAGAGGGCTGCCACGAGGACTGTGACAAGTAA